CTCGTAGAGGTAACCCAGGAGCGTGCCGCCCACGAACCAAGCCGCGCCGTAGAAGGCGGCGAACAGCCCGTAGGCGGTGGCGCGGCGCTGTTTCGGCACGAGGTCGGCAACGCCAGCGCGCAGCGTGCTTTCCTGCACGCCCATCGCGGCGCCCCAGATGAGCACGCCCGCGATCGCCGTCCAGAAACCGCCGCTAAACGACAGCACGGTGCCAAGCCCAGCGAGGATTGGCAAGGAAACCAGCACCTTGATGCCGATCTGGTCGTAGTACTTGCCCGTGATGAGGGCAGCGATGGCGTCCACGCCCATCGCGATCGCGTAGATGACCGGGATGGAGGCCACCGGCGCGATGCCACGCTCGGAAAGGTGGTAGCCGATGAGCCCGAAGGTGGCGTATCCGGCCATCGTCAGCGCGACGAAGACGGCGTAGCGCCAGAAGTCGGGCGAGAGCGCAACCGCGTCGCCCTCGGTTTCCTCGACCGTCGCCTCGTAGCGGGCGGGCTCGGGCACCTTCCTGGCCAGCCAGAACAGGATCACCATGGCGATCGCACCGGGGATCGCCAGGATGGCGAAGCCCGTGGAGTAGCCGCCCGTTGCGGCCAGCACCGCCGCGACCAGCAGCGGCCCGGCGAACGCACCAGTCTGGTCGAGCGCCTCGTGGATGGCGAAGGCCTTGCCGCGGCCGGTCTCGCTGCCAGCGTGCGAGATGAGCGTGTCTTTTGCGGGGCTGCGCACGGCCTTGCCGACGCGCTCGAGCAGGATGAGTGCCGATGCGCCCGCGACACCGAGCGGCAGCGCCAGCGCCGGGACCGCCGCGGCGGTGAGCAGGTAGCCAGCGATCGTCCACGCCCAGTAGCGGTGCGTGCGGTCGGCGGCGGGACCGGAGACCAGCCGCAGAGCCAGCGCGGTCGCCTCCCCCGCCGCGGTCACCGCGCCCACCAGCGCGGCGCTCGCACCCAGCGAGCCAAGGAAGGGTCCCGTGATCGAGCGCGCCCCCTCGTAGACCACGTCCATCAGCAAGCTGACGACGCCAAAGGTGACGACGAACCCCCAGGGCGAAAGCCCCATCTTCTTCTCACTCGGCGCGGGCATACTCCCAAGTCTATTGCCGCGGGCCGAGCGAAAAGCAGACTGTCTCCAAGCACACGAAAAGGCACTTCCCGAGGCTCGGCAAGAACCTCGAAAAGTGCCTTTGACCTGCGCGCCCCCAGCAGGATTCGAACCCGCGACCAATCGGGTAGAAGCCGACTGCTCTAATCCACTGAGCTATGGAGGCATGTGGGAAATTCCAACCTTTACAGGTTAGCGCATTCCTTCCTCACCAATGAAAACGCGCCCGGCTTCCCCGGGGTCGCCCCGGGAGTTAGCTCGCGCGCCGCGTCGGCACGATCGAGAACGCCAGCTCCACCAGCAGCGCGAGCAGCACCACCACGATCGCGCCGCCGACCATCTGCGGATAGTCGCGAGTCTTGAGACCTGCGAAGATGAACCTCCCGAGCCCTGCGTCGGCGGTGTAGGCGGCCAGGGTCGCGGTGGCGATGACCTGCACGCAGGCCGAGCGCAGCCCGCCGAGGATGAGCGGCCACGCGAGCGGAAGCTCCACCTGGGAGATCTGCTGCCACGGGGTCATGCCCATGGCGCGCGCGGATTTCACAACGAGCGGGTCGACGCTGGCCACGCCCGCGTACGCGCCCGCCAAAAGCGGCGGGATCGCCAGCACCACGAGCGCGATGGAGGGTGCGAGCAGCCCGATGCCGATGAACAGACCGAGCAGGGTGAGCAGGCCAAGGGTCGGGATCGCGCGCCCGGCGCCGGCCACCGCGGCTACTACCCCGCTACCGCGGCCGGAGTGCCCGATGGCGATGCCTATGGGCAGCGCGACGAGCGCGGCCACGGCCACCACGACGGCGGTGATACCGAGGTGTTGGACTAGGCGCAAAAGGATGCCGGAGGTGCCGGTCCAGTTGTGGACGTCGCTAAGCCAGGAAAACGAGGAGCTGAGGAGATCCATCAGGCGCCCACCCCTCCCCGAGCGCGGGTCCACGGGGTCAGCAGTCGCCCGAGGAGGACGACCATGGCGTCGACAAGCAGGGCTAGCACGACGGTGAGGACGAGCCCCATGGCGACCTCGGCCACGATGTTGCGCTGGAAGCCGTCGGTAAACAGGGTGCCCAGGCTCTTGATTCCCACGACGGCGCCGACGGTGACGAGGCTGACGGTGCTGACGGCGGCCACGCGCAGGCCCGCGATGATGACGGGAGTGGCCAGCGGCAGCTCGACGTTGAGGAAGGACTGCCAGGGCGAGTAGCCAACCGCGACGGCCGAGGTGCGCGCGGCGGGCGAGACCGCGCCGAACGCGTCCGCGCAGCTGCGAGTGAGCACGGCGACGGCGTAGATGCTTAGGACGATCACCATCGTCGCCTGCGAGCGCATGGACGTGCCCGTGATGATGGGCACGAGGATGAACATCGGCAGCGAAGGAATGGCGTACAGGGCGCTGATCAGGCCCAACAGCGCGGTGCGGCCGAGCGAGAAGCGCTGCGCGATCCAGCCCACGGGCACGGAGATGACGGTCGCGATGGCGATCGCGGAGAGCGCCAGCCACAGGTGCGTGAGCGTCAGCTCCGCCATGTTATTTACATTGTGCGAAATCCAATTCATTCCCGCACCGCCCCCACCACGCGCCCGGTTCCATCCACGACCACGGTGGTTTCGCCACGCTTTTCGACGCTCAGCCTTCGGCTGCCGGAGTTGATCCCGAGGAAGTCCGCCACGAACTCGCCCGCGGGGTGAGCGAGCAGATCCGCGGCGCTGCCGCGCTGGGCGATGGTGCCGCCGGGACGCAGGACGATGATGTCGTCGGCGAGCGCGAAGGCCTCGTCGATGTCGTGGGTGACAAACAGGACGGTCTTGCCCAGCTCGGCCTGCAGGCGGCGGACCTCCTGCTGCAGCTCCCGGCGCACGATCGGGTCGACGGCCGAGAACGGCTCGTCCATGAGCAGCACGTTCGCCTCCGCGGCGAGCGCGCGGGCGACGCCGACGCGCTGCTGCTGCCCGCCGGAGAGCTGCGCCGGGTAGCGGGTGAACATGGCCGCATCGATGCCGACGAGCTCGAGTAGCTCCCCCGCCCGCTTGCGCGCCTCGGCCTTGCTGGCGCCGGCGAGCCGGGGCACGACGGCGACGTTGTCGATGGCGGTGCGGTGCGGGAAAAGCCCGCCCTGCTGGAGGACATCGCCGATCGAGCGACGCAGGCGCACCGGGTCCTTGGTGGCCACGTCGACGCCGTCGACCAGCACCTGGCCGCCGGTCGGGTCGATCATGCGGTTGACCATGGAGATCAGCGTGGACTTGCCCGAGCCGCTGGAGCCGACCAACACGGTGGTGGTGTTGTCGGGCACGGTGAAGGACACGTGGTCGACGGCGGTGGTGCCGTCGGGATAGACCTTGGAGACGTCGCGGAACTCGATCATCGGGCCACCTCGCCAAGGCGTGTGCGGCTTGCTGCGTGACGGTAAATGATCGTCTCCTTATATATGCATCGATGGCAATGTGCGCCCCAGCCTACCCGCCGCATTCTGCGCGGCGCGAGAAATTGCCTATGATGGGTCGGTAGTTGGGGATCGATTGCGACACGGGAGCGAAGAACACGATGAAGAAAACCACGGCCGCCGCGCTCTTGCTCGCCGCCGCCACCCTCGCGGCGGCTACCACCGCCTGCTCGAAGGACGGCGAGGAATCCTCGCCCGCCAGCAGCGTGGCGACGTCCACCACTTCCTCCGCGGCACCGACCACCGAGGCCTCCGCCGTCAACAAGGGTGCCGCCCCCGGCGGCGTGGGATCCTTCACGATGGACGGCCCGGCCGCCATCACCGGCGCCACCTACGACTCGATGCCCTACGAGCTCCCGCTCAACCCCGCGGGCCCGCAGGACACAATGGTCCGCTGGGTCACCGGCTGGGGGCAGTCCCCCACCACGCCCGAGAAGGGCACCACCTACGTGCTCGGCCACGCGTGGGGCCAGCAGAAGCTCGTGTTCAACCCGATCTCCGAGCTGGTCACTGCCACCGCCGACATGAACGCCCCGGTCACCGTCCCCGGCGACGAGGGGGTCACCGTGCGGCGGTTCAACTCCACCGCGCTCAACGGCTCGAAGATCACGATGTCGGACGGCACCGGCGCCCGCGAGTGGGTCGTGGACACCGCTTACCTCGTGGACAAGGACGAGGCCGCCTACGATACCCAGCTGGTCGACGAGACCATCCCCGGGCGCATCGTGCTCATCGCCTGCTCGGTCGACGGCTCCCAGGACCTCGACTACAACGTCATCGTGGAGGGGCACCTGGACTAGGGCGGTCGCCGTGGGCGTCGAAAAGCGAATGCACAGGTAGACTAGGCGGCAGTTAAATCCCTGACCGAAAGGCCCACGCCCCATGACCCTACCAGCTCCCACGATGAACGCCCGCGCCGTAGTCACCGGCGCCAGCCAAGGCATCGGCCGGGCGATCGCCCGCGACCTCGCCGCGATGGGCTACAACCTCATCCTGGTCGCCCGCCGCGAGGAAATCCTCAAGGAGCTGGCCGACGAGCTGGAGAAGAAGCATGCCATCGTCGCCGAGGTCCGCGCCTGCGACCTCGCCGACGAGACCGCCCGCGCAGCACTCATCGAAGAGCTCCAGGGTCGCGAGATCAACATCCTCATCAGCTCCGCAGGCATCGCCTCCTTCGGCCCCTTCCTCAAGCAGGACTGGGGGTACGAGACCAAGCAGTTCTCGCTGAACGCCACCGCCGTCTTCGAGCTCACCCACGCAGTGCTGCCGGGCATGGTCGCCCGCGGCACCGGCGCCATCTGCAACGTCGGCTCCGTGGCGGGCAACGGCCCGATCCCCAACAACGCCACCTACGTGTTCACCAAGGCCGGCGTCAACGCGTTTACCGAGGCCCTGCACTACGAGCTCAAGGGCACCGGCGTCACCTGCACCCTGCTGGCACCCGGCCCCGTCCGCGAGGCGGAGATCCCCGCCGAGGAGCAGTCGATCGTGGACAAGGTGGTCCCCGACTTCCTGTGGACCACCTACGAGTCCTGCTCCCGCGAGACCCTCGAGGCCATGGCCGCGGGCAAGCGCCGCGTCGTGCCCGGACCCCTGTCGAAGGCCATGAACGTGGTCTCCCAGTTCGCGCCGACCGGGCTGCTCGCACCCGTGATGGGGGCGTTCTACAAGAAGATGGGCGAGTAGTACTGCCCGTGTCAATCCCCAGATGAGGGTAATTTTCCGTTTTTCTGCGACATATTGCAATCGCCTACTACAATCGAAAACGAACTGAACCTCAGTAAAACATTGCCCCGCTTGCAGTGTTGAATGCTCCAGCCGGCCGCCTCGTGCGGCCGGCTTTTTCATAAAAGAAAGGCCCACCATGGTCTCCCTCAAATATAGAGTCGGCATTGACGTCGGAACCTTCTCCGTTGGCCTCGCAGCTATCGAGGTTGATGAGAAAGACATGCCTGTGAAGATCCTCAGCGCGGTCTCCCACATCCACGATTCGGGGCTCGACCCAGACCAGCAGCAAGATGCTGTCACTCGTCTCGCGTCAAGCGGCATCGCACGCCGTACTCGTCGGCTTTACCGTCGCAAGCGTCGCCGTCTCGTCCAGCTGGACAAGTTCATTGAGGGGCTCGGGTGGCCGGTCAAGGAGTTTGAGGAATACAGCGATCCGTTCATGCCCTGGCACGCGCGGGCAGAACTGGCTGCGGGTTTCATTGAGGATGAGGCAGAGCGAAACGAGAAGCTCTCCATCGCCATGCGGCATATCGCGCGTCACCGTGGCTGGCGAAACCCGTATTCAAAGGTGTCCACCCTCCACACTGAGGTTGCACCCAGCGAGGCTTTCCTCGCGATCAAGGAGGAGATTGCCAAAGTGGCGGGCATCAAGATCCCTGACGACATCACCGTCGGCCAGCTCGTCGCTTTTTGCAACCTAGGCAAGCACCGGCTCCGCGGCAAGGGCGGCGTGCTTTCTTCACGCCTCCTCCAAAGCGACCACGCCAATGAGATCATCGTGATCGGCCGCATGCAAAATCTCGATTCTTCGCTGGTGAAGCAGCTTATCAACGAGGTGTTTAAAGCCGAGTCTCCAAAGGGGTCTGCTGCGGGACGAACTGGTGTGGATCCGCTCCAGCCCTCCAAGAAACGCGCCCTCAAGGCTACCGAGGAGTTCCAGCGTTACCGGATCGCCTCGTTGATCGGTAACCTCCGCATCCGTGAGGGCAGTGGACAACGACGCCTGACAAAGGAGGAGACCTCCCTCGTCTTCGATCACCTCATCAACCTCAAGCCGAAGTCGGAGCCGTCATGGCTGGCTGTGTGCGAGATCCTGGGAATCGATCGCGGCAACCTCCGCGGTACCGCCACGATGACCGATGATGGCGAGCGCGCGGGTGCCGCTCCTCCCGTCCATGAGACCACGCGCCGTATCCTCAACTGCAAGGTTAAACCTCTCGTAGCTTGGTGGATGGAGGCTAATGCCGAGGATCGCTACGCCATGATTAAAGCTTTGGCCAACTCCGAGGTCGATGACTTCGACTCACAATCAGGCGCCAAGGTGCAGGCCTTCTTCGCCGAGCTTTCCGACGAAGATAACTTGAAGCTCGATTCACTCCACCTACCCATGGGCCGAGCGGCCTACTGCGAAGATACTCTCGCACGCATCACCAAGCGCATCCTCGAAAACGGCGAGGACCTTTACGAGGCACGCCTCCATGAGTTCCAAACTCCGGTCGATTGGACACCACCCGCTCCCGAGATCGGTGCTCCAGTAGGCAACCCAGCGGTCGATCGCGTCCTCAAGGCCGTGTCGCGGTGGTTGGAAACCGCCGTCGATACTTGGGGAGTGCCCACACACATCACCATCGAGCACGTCCGCGACGCGTTCACCAGCGAGAGAAAATCCCGCGAAATTGACCGCGATCAGCAAAGACGCGCCAAGAGGAACTACGAGGTGTTCGCAGAGATGGAGAAAACACTCGGTGTTCAGAACCGCAATCGCTCTGATCTCACTAGGTACCTCGCTGTCCAGCGCCAAAATGGACAGTGCGCCTACTGCGGAACGCCCATCTCGTACCAAGGCGAGGGCAAAGACAATTTTGAGATGGACCACATCGTGCCCCAAGCTGGCCCAGGTTCAACCAACAAGCGCGAGAATCTCGTCGCGGTGTGCCCTAGCTGTAACAGGTCAAAGGGTAACGTTCCTTTCGCCGTTTGGGCTGCGAAATCGACCAACCCGAATATCTCTGTAAAAGCGGCCGTTGAGAGGACTCGCCACTGGCTGGCGGATCCCGGCTTGAACGCGACCCAATTTGCCAAGTTCCGTAAGGCTGTTTGCGACCGACTTTCCCGCGTTTCCATCGATGAGGAAATCGACGCACGCTCCATCGAGTCGGTGGCATGGATGGCCAATGAGCTCCGCGGGCGCATCGCTCAGCGTTTTGCCAAGGACGGGACAAAGGTCGCCGTCTATCGCGGTGAGCTCACAGCCAAGGCCCGCGGCGCATCCGGAATCAGCAAGCGCCTCGTCTTCCTCGATGGCTATGGCAAGACCCGCTTTGACCGACGCCACCACGCCGTCGACGCGGCGGTGATTACCTTCATTACCCCGACGATCGCGACCATCCTGGCTCAGCGTGATTCGATGCGCGACTCCCAGAACCTCCTTCGCGAGCCTGCTCAGTGGAAGGAATTCACTGGCCTCGAAGAAAAAGACCGTTTCATGTGGACGCGGTGGAAGATCCAAATGGAGAAGCTCAGCGTCCTACTCAACGAAGCTCTCGCAAACGATCGAATTGTTGTGATGTCGAACCTGCGGCTGCGCCTCGGGAACGGCTCCGCACACGAAGACACCATTGGCAAGCTGACCAAGCTCCACGTTGGCGACGCTCTTTCGGTGGCGATGATCGATCGCGCGGCTTCAGAAGCACTGTGGTGTGCGCTTACCCGGCATCCTGATTTCGACCCCAAGGAAGGTCTCCCCGCCGATCCGAGCCGACAGATTCGGATTCACGGCACACGCCTCGGCGCCACGGATGAAATCGGATTCTTCCCAGTCAACGCGGGATGCATTGCCCTCAACGGTGGATACGTCGAGCTCGGCTCCAGCTTCCACCACGCACGCATCTACAAGATCACCAGCGGAAAGAAGCCTGTTTACGCGATGATGCGCGTGTACACCGTGGACCTGCTCCCCTACCGCAACCAGGATCTGTTCACCGCAGAGATCAAGCCGCAGTCTATGACGATGCGCCAGTGCGAGCCCAAGCTCCGCAAGGCGATCGCTGAGGGGAACGCCGAATACCTTGGATGGCTTGTCGTCGATGACGAGCTGCTCATTGACCCGACTCCATTCAGCGACGGTCAGGTTGGAAACGCACAACAGGAGCTCGGGCCAATTCGACGATGGCGGATTGACGGTTTCCCCTTGAATTCAAAGTTCCGTCTTCGCCCAATCCAAATGAGCACGGAAGGCCTCGATCTGAAAGCACCATCGGGGGTTAAGAAGGATCGTTTTGGCCCCGATGTGCGCAAAATCGTGGACTCTCCTGGCTGGCGACCTGCGGTGAATAAGCTCTTCTCCAGCGGAAAAGTAACTGTCATCCGTCGAGATGCTCTGGGACGTCCAAGACTCGAGTCGGCTGCACATCTCCCGATCAGCTGGAAGGTCGAGTGATCTAAATGAACGCTGGCTGGCAGGTGCTTGATTTCACGAGTTTCAAGGGTACGATTTCCTACTCTCGAGGTCAGCTCCGTGTACTTCCAGGGGATAGCGATGACGGGATCGAAGTACCTCTTTCTCCTGTGGCGGTCGTCCTCGTCGGGGTCTCGGCATCTGTTAGCGGAGCCGTGCTTTCTAAACTGAGCGAATACGACATCGCACTTTTGGTGTGCGATTGGAGGGGAATCCCGGTCGCCGGCGCATGCCCATGGGCCGAACATACAAGAATTGGTGCCCGGCACCTCGCGCAGTCTGAGCTCTCCCGCCCGCGCAAGAAGGCTGCTTGGGCGAGAATTATTTCTGCAAAGATCAAAGGGCAAGCTTCCACGCTAAAAGCACTTGACGTCCCTGGGGCTGCTGAACTCATTGCAATGGGAAATCGGGTCCGGAG
This is a stretch of genomic DNA from Corynebacterium vitaeruminis DSM 20294. It encodes these proteins:
- a CDS encoding MFS transporter, which gives rise to MPAPSEKKMGLSPWGFVVTFGVVSLLMDVVYEGARSITGPFLGSLGASAALVGAVTAAGEATALALRLVSGPAADRTHRYWAWTIAGYLLTAAAVPALALPLGVAGASALILLERVGKAVRSPAKDTLISHAGSETGRGKAFAIHEALDQTGAFAGPLLVAAVLAATGGYSTGFAILAIPGAIAMVILFWLARKVPEPARYEATVEETEGDAVALSPDFWRYAVFVALTMAGYATFGLIGYHLSERGIAPVASIPVIYAIAMGVDAIAALITGKYYDQIGIKVLVSLPILAGLGTVLSFSGGFWTAIAGVLIWGAAMGVQESTLRAGVADLVPKQRRATAYGLFAAFYGAAWFVGGTLLGYLYEKSTAGLVAVCLAMQVAALVMLLLTRQRGSATSDR
- a CDS encoding ABC transporter permease, encoding MDLLSSSFSWLSDVHNWTGTSGILLRLVQHLGITAVVVAVAALVALPIGIAIGHSGRGSGVVAAVAGAGRAIPTLGLLTLLGLFIGIGLLAPSIALVVLAIPPLLAGAYAGVASVDPLVVKSARAMGMTPWQQISQVELPLAWPLILGGLRSACVQVIATATLAAYTADAGLGRFIFAGLKTRDYPQMVGGAIVVVLLALLVELAFSIVPTRRAS
- a CDS encoding ABC transporter permease, giving the protein MAELTLTHLWLALSAIAIATVISVPVGWIAQRFSLGRTALLGLISALYAIPSLPMFILVPIITGTSMRSQATMVIVLSIYAVAVLTRSCADAFGAVSPAARTSAVAVGYSPWQSFLNVELPLATPVIIAGLRVAAVSTVSLVTVGAVVGIKSLGTLFTDGFQRNIVAEVAMGLVLTVVLALLVDAMVVLLGRLLTPWTRARGGVGA
- a CDS encoding ABC transporter ATP-binding protein, which gives rise to MIEFRDVSKVYPDGTTAVDHVSFTVPDNTTTVLVGSSGSGKSTLISMVNRMIDPTGGQVLVDGVDVATKDPVRLRRSIGDVLQQGGLFPHRTAIDNVAVVPRLAGASKAEARKRAGELLELVGIDAAMFTRYPAQLSGGQQQRVGVARALAAEANVLLMDEPFSAVDPIVRRELQQEVRRLQAELGKTVLFVTHDIDEAFALADDIIVLRPGGTIAQRGSAADLLAHPAGEFVADFLGINSGSRRLSVEKRGETTVVVDGTGRVVGAVRE
- a CDS encoding sortase domain-containing protein, which codes for MKKTTAAALLLAAATLAAATTACSKDGEESSPASSVATSTTSSAAPTTEASAVNKGAAPGGVGSFTMDGPAAITGATYDSMPYELPLNPAGPQDTMVRWVTGWGQSPTTPEKGTTYVLGHAWGQQKLVFNPISELVTATADMNAPVTVPGDEGVTVRRFNSTALNGSKITMSDGTGAREWVVDTAYLVDKDEAAYDTQLVDETIPGRIVLIACSVDGSQDLDYNVIVEGHLD
- the cmrA gene encoding mycolate reductase (Catalyzes the final step in mycolic acid biosynthesis.), encoding MTLPAPTMNARAVVTGASQGIGRAIARDLAAMGYNLILVARREEILKELADELEKKHAIVAEVRACDLADETARAALIEELQGREINILISSAGIASFGPFLKQDWGYETKQFSLNATAVFELTHAVLPGMVARGTGAICNVGSVAGNGPIPNNATYVFTKAGVNAFTEALHYELKGTGVTCTLLAPGPVREAEIPAEEQSIVDKVVPDFLWTTYESCSRETLEAMAAGKRRVVPGPLSKAMNVVSQFAPTGLLAPVMGAFYKKMGE
- the cas9 gene encoding type II CRISPR RNA-guided endonuclease Cas9 (Cas9, originally named Csn1, is the large, multifunctional signature protein of type II CRISPR/Cas systems. It is well known even to general audiences because its RNA-guided endonuclease activity has made it a popular tool for custom editing of eukaryotic genomes.) encodes the protein MVSLKYRVGIDVGTFSVGLAAIEVDEKDMPVKILSAVSHIHDSGLDPDQQQDAVTRLASSGIARRTRRLYRRKRRRLVQLDKFIEGLGWPVKEFEEYSDPFMPWHARAELAAGFIEDEAERNEKLSIAMRHIARHRGWRNPYSKVSTLHTEVAPSEAFLAIKEEIAKVAGIKIPDDITVGQLVAFCNLGKHRLRGKGGVLSSRLLQSDHANEIIVIGRMQNLDSSLVKQLINEVFKAESPKGSAAGRTGVDPLQPSKKRALKATEEFQRYRIASLIGNLRIREGSGQRRLTKEETSLVFDHLINLKPKSEPSWLAVCEILGIDRGNLRGTATMTDDGERAGAAPPVHETTRRILNCKVKPLVAWWMEANAEDRYAMIKALANSEVDDFDSQSGAKVQAFFAELSDEDNLKLDSLHLPMGRAAYCEDTLARITKRILENGEDLYEARLHEFQTPVDWTPPAPEIGAPVGNPAVDRVLKAVSRWLETAVDTWGVPTHITIEHVRDAFTSERKSREIDRDQQRRAKRNYEVFAEMEKTLGVQNRNRSDLTRYLAVQRQNGQCAYCGTPISYQGEGKDNFEMDHIVPQAGPGSTNKRENLVAVCPSCNRSKGNVPFAVWAAKSTNPNISVKAAVERTRHWLADPGLNATQFAKFRKAVCDRLSRVSIDEEIDARSIESVAWMANELRGRIAQRFAKDGTKVAVYRGELTAKARGASGISKRLVFLDGYGKTRFDRRHHAVDAAVITFITPTIATILAQRDSMRDSQNLLREPAQWKEFTGLEEKDRFMWTRWKIQMEKLSVLLNEALANDRIVVMSNLRLRLGNGSAHEDTIGKLTKLHVGDALSVAMIDRAASEALWCALTRHPDFDPKEGLPADPSRQIRIHGTRLGATDEIGFFPVNAGCIALNGGYVELGSSFHHARIYKITSGKKPVYAMMRVYTVDLLPYRNQDLFTAEIKPQSMTMRQCEPKLRKAIAEGNAEYLGWLVVDDELLIDPTPFSDGQVGNAQQELGPIRRWRIDGFPLNSKFRLRPIQMSTEGLDLKAPSGVKKDRFGPDVRKIVDSPGWRPAVNKLFSSGKVTVIRRDALGRPRLESAAHLPISWKVE